The Pedobacter ginsengisoli region GGTACGAGAAACATTTCGGCATTAACTCTATGAAAACCGGATATATCTGGAATCAGGAAGCCGGACCCACTGTATTTTCTCCTTTTGCTCAAAACACAGATTATTTCGGCAATGACCATCAGCAGTTTATGCTCAATTTCCGCGTAAATAATCTCAACGAATTGCTAGCCGAACTTAGAAAAGAAGGCGTAACAATCGATGACAAAACTCAAGATGAGAGCTATGGCAAATTTGCCTGGGTTTATGATCCCGAAGGAAATAAAATTGAACTCTGGGAGCCGGTTCCATAGTACTATAGCTTAAAATGGCCTTCATATACGAAGTTGTCATTTTTCAATAGCGCTTCTTCTACTAGAGCTTCAAACGTATGGAAAAAAGTTCTGCTTGCTTCTCCATAAAAAGTTTATCAACATCAAAAACTTTATAATTGGTTCTGATTTCATCTGGGAGATAAACAGACCCAACAGTCGACTTTCCTGCTCTATTTAAATCAGTAATAATGTAAAGCGTAGACAAAATTATATCAAACTATATTCTAACCTGACTAAGTCAGCCTCATATGCATCCAATACTTTAACAGTCATAAAGGAACGTGCGTCTGCAGATACAGGGACGATTTGAATGCTATGATCAGGAGACTCAAGATAGGATTGTTTACTTGGTAAATCCTTTAGAATTAATTACAAAAGGTATTCCAGCGCTAGCTTACTGTCTATCAACCTCTTTACAGCAGTCGTGCCTATTCTTTCTATAATATACGAATTTTCGTGCATAACCTACCGATTTTTCATCAACCACCTGACCATTTGATATACAATCCATAGCTAATGAACCACAAATGCTTTGCAAACGCCACCCAAAGGATCTTTATAATTCTGCTTTTATTTGCCCCTTACCTCTCTTTCAGTCAGCAAAACGACTCAACTGGGCTAGATCAGTTTATTGAAAAACAGGTAGCTGATTACAAAATCCCTGGCCTTGCCATTGGCATAATCAGGGACCATAAAGCATGGTAAGCCTTTCCTCGAGTTACTTCCCACAAAAGAACTTTTTTCAGGTTTCTTATACAACATTGATCCGGACCGGTTCAAGATTATTTTTAATGACCCTTTTGTGCCGGAAGGCGAAGTGGTTTTTATAAAGGATACCAATAAAAAAATAACAGGATTTAAGTTAAATATTGATTCTAATGACTTCCTTTTTAGTGACCTGGACTTTGACAGGCTCCCTTAACTTTTCGCAAACTTATCTGCTATTAAATTCAAATTAATGCCATGTTCAAGGTAGGCTTTTAACCCGTCTACTACTGTAGTAAAGCCTCCGCTTGCTCCATTGATCTCTGCAAGCAGCTCATCACCAGTGGTTTTAAAGTCATACTGCGAAATAGTAACATAGGTAGTACCCTCACTCAGTGCCTCAAATTCAAAATCAACAGGTGTACCGTATTCATCCCATTCAATGGCTATTTTTTTATTTGGTACAATCTCTTTGACCAGTACTGAACTGGAAACATTATACATTTCCCATTCCCATTTAACTGTTTTTCCTACTTCAAGGCGATCGCTCCCTTTGGTAAACCAGAAATGCTTAGTGATTTGCGGGTCAATAAATGCCTCAAAAACAACTGCCACCGGCCTTCTGATTAACATTTGTGCTTGCACGCCTGGTGTTTTACCTGCTTTTTCCATAATAATGATGTTTTATACTAGTTGCATGCATTATTTACCCAAAGAATGATAGCATTTAAAATGCAAATTAAACAAGTCCCTCATCATGTAAACGCTCAATTACAGCCTTTAAATTAACAGTAGTATGCTCACTTTTTTAAATAAATCTCTGATAGATAAACCATTTCCTCATCAATATAAAGCTTCTATTTCATAAATAGCCTCCTTCGCATTTTGAAGTTTGACCGATCCTAATGACCTTTTCAGTTTTCTTGTTATCAATATCACCATTAGTGCTGTCATAATATAAATTTAGAGAAATTCTTTCACAATATACATAATTGTATACCAGCTAAAAATAACATATTCCGTATCTTATCCGCAAATTCTAAACTATACTTTTAAGAAGATATGATAAGATCGGTCATTATTTGGAGTGTTGCCTGCATACTTGTAATATGGGGAAGCATAAAATTTATGAGCTCAAAAACCAGAGCTTTTCATCAATCGTCTACCCAACCCAACATTATTGTTATTATTTCAGATGACCATGCATATCAGGCAATTGGTGCTTATGGTAATAAAATAGCACATACACCCAATATTGACAGACTTGCGAAAGAAGGTGCTTTGTTCACAAACCAGTTGGTTACCAATTCCATTTGCGGACCAAGCAGGGCTTGCTTTTTGACCGGCAAATACAGCCACATAAACGGATACAAAGCAAATGATGGTAAATTTAATGTAAATCAGCAAATGCTACCCGGCCTTTTAAGCAATGCGGGTTACCAGACCGCCTGGATTGGCAAATGGCATTTGGGAACTTTGCCCGGAAAAGCATTTGATCATTGGGAAATTATGCCTGATCAGGGTTTTTATTACAATCCTGATTTTATAAGTAAAAATAACGATACAACCAGAACCGAGGGCTATGTTACAGATATCATTACAGACAAAGCAAAACAATGGCTTGACTCGCGTGACAAAAGCAAACCTTTCTTTTTGGTTGTTGGCGAAAAGGCTACCCATAGGGAATGGCTGCCGGATATCCAGGATCTTGGCGCATATGATGATGTAGACTTTCCACTACCTGCTACTTTTTTTGATGAATATGAAGGAAGGCCCGCAGCTAAACAACAGTACATGACTGTTGAAAAAGCAATGCAGCTTGACCGCGACCTGAAAGTTAATGTAGATTTCGAAAAGTTCATTCTTTATGAAAGGATGAATCCTGCTCAGCGCAAAGCCTTTGCTGATTATTACCAGCAAAAAGTAACCAAAGATTTTGAAGAGAAAAAACCAACCGGAAAAGCTTTGGCCACCTGGAAATATCAGCGCTATATGAAAGATTATTATGCTACTGCAAATTCACTGGACAGGAATATTGGCCAGATCTTAAATTACCTTGACAGGGAGCAGCTGAGCAAAAATACCATTGTAATTTATGCCTCGGACCAGGGCTTTTATTTGGGAGAACACGGTTGGTTTGACAAGCGATTTATGTATGAGGAGTCGCTAAAAACACCGTTCATAGTAAGGTACCCGGGAAAAGTAAAAGCAGGAAGTACGGTAAACAATGTGGTAGCCAATATAGACTGGGCTCCTACTTTACTTGATATTGCCGGGGCTACAGTGCCAACAGATGTACAAGGAAAATCATTCTGGCCTTTACTTAAGGGCAGCAAACCAGATAAACCTGACAGACCTGTTTATTATCATTACTACGAATACCCGGGTCCACACCTGGTAAACCCGCATTTTGGTATAAGAACCAATCAATACACACTGATCCGTTTTTATGGAAAACTAAATTACTGGGAGCTTTACGATGTTAAAAAGGATCCGAGTGAATTAAAGAACCTGGCTGAACTTAAGGAATATGTCCCTGTTATGGCAGACCTGAAGAAAAAGCTCGGTATGGCTGCCCATGAATACGAGGATACAGAAGCTGAACAAATTATAAATAATTTATAATTTTACATTTATTTGATAATATTCCTTATA contains the following coding sequences:
- a CDS encoding VOC family protein, coding for MASRISGIGGIFFRSKNQEALADWYEKHFGINSMKTGYIWNQEAGPTVFSPFAQNTDYFGNDHQQFMLNFRVNNLNELLAELRKEGVTIDDKTQDESYGKFAWVYDPEGNKIELWEPVP
- a CDS encoding SRPBCC family protein — encoded protein: MEKAGKTPGVQAQMLIRRPVAVVFEAFIDPQITKHFWFTKGSDRLEVGKTVKWEWEMYNVSSSVLVKEIVPNKKIAIEWDEYGTPVDFEFEALSEGTTYVTISQYDFKTTGDELLAEINGASGGFTTVVDGLKAYLEHGINLNLIADKFAKS
- a CDS encoding sulfatase gives rise to the protein MSSKTRAFHQSSTQPNIIVIISDDHAYQAIGAYGNKIAHTPNIDRLAKEGALFTNQLVTNSICGPSRACFLTGKYSHINGYKANDGKFNVNQQMLPGLLSNAGYQTAWIGKWHLGTLPGKAFDHWEIMPDQGFYYNPDFISKNNDTTRTEGYVTDIITDKAKQWLDSRDKSKPFFLVVGEKATHREWLPDIQDLGAYDDVDFPLPATFFDEYEGRPAAKQQYMTVEKAMQLDRDLKVNVDFEKFILYERMNPAQRKAFADYYQQKVTKDFEEKKPTGKALATWKYQRYMKDYYATANSLDRNIGQILNYLDREQLSKNTIVIYASDQGFYLGEHGWFDKRFMYEESLKTPFIVRYPGKVKAGSTVNNVVANIDWAPTLLDIAGATVPTDVQGKSFWPLLKGSKPDKPDRPVYYHYYEYPGPHLVNPHFGIRTNQYTLIRFYGKLNYWELYDVKKDPSELKNLAELKEYVPVMADLKKKLGMAAHEYEDTEAEQIINNL